The Sulfitobacter sp. SK011 genome has a window encoding:
- the ugpB gene encoding sn-glycerol-3-phosphate ABC transporter substrate-binding protein UgpB: protein MKKMLIGALAVSTALLSPMMAMAQSEVQFWHAFTGRLGELVKAQVEEFNASQSDYVVVESHKGNYSETLNAGIAAFRAGEQPHILMVFEVGTATMMSASGATKPVYEVMAESGANFDPDAYIGSVKGYYTSTDGQMLSLPFNSSTPVLWVNRDAMTAAGVDPDTDLSTWQNVGAVLDQLKAGGEECPLVTAWQSWIHLENLSAYHDVPFATKDNGFAGLDTELALNGPAQVAHLTAMGEWAKDGKFIYTGRRNEGGANFRAGDCALFTESSAGYAGIKSEAQFAFDVRPLPYWEGVGNSPQNTIIGGASLWVMSGHEDDEYKGVGEFLSYLSSSDVQAKWHQDTGYLPITKEAGEATRASGFYDANPGTDIAVIQMTAKEPTANSKGLRLGSFDQIRGIIDEELEAIWAGDKTAQEAMDSAKERGDALLRRFESANR, encoded by the coding sequence ATGAAAAAGATGCTGATCGGCGCGCTTGCCGTGTCCACCGCCTTGCTGTCTCCGATGATGGCAATGGCGCAATCCGAAGTTCAGTTTTGGCACGCATTTACAGGACGCCTTGGCGAACTGGTAAAGGCTCAGGTCGAAGAATTTAACGCAAGCCAGAGCGATTATGTGGTCGTTGAAAGCCACAAGGGCAATTACTCGGAAACCCTGAATGCCGGGATTGCGGCATTCCGTGCGGGCGAGCAGCCTCATATCCTGATGGTATTTGAAGTTGGTACCGCGACAATGATGTCCGCGAGCGGTGCAACCAAACCGGTTTATGAGGTGATGGCCGAAAGCGGAGCCAACTTTGATCCTGACGCCTATATCGGGTCGGTCAAAGGGTATTACACATCAACTGACGGTCAGATGCTGTCGCTGCCATTCAACTCATCGACACCGGTACTTTGGGTAAATCGTGACGCGATGACGGCCGCAGGCGTTGATCCGGACACGGACCTGTCAACCTGGCAGAACGTGGGGGCGGTGCTTGATCAGCTGAAAGCAGGCGGTGAAGAATGCCCGCTTGTGACCGCGTGGCAAAGCTGGATTCATCTTGAGAATCTGTCAGCCTACCACGACGTGCCATTCGCCACTAAGGACAACGGCTTTGCCGGGCTCGACACCGAGCTTGCATTGAACGGCCCCGCGCAGGTTGCGCATCTGACGGCGATGGGTGAATGGGCAAAAGACGGCAAATTCATCTACACAGGACGGCGCAATGAGGGCGGCGCAAACTTCCGTGCCGGCGACTGTGCGCTCTTCACCGAAAGCTCGGCAGGTTACGCTGGCATCAAGTCAGAGGCGCAGTTTGCCTTTGATGTGCGTCCGCTTCCCTATTGGGAAGGTGTCGGCAACAGTCCGCAGAATACCATCATCGGCGGCGCGTCGCTTTGGGTCATGTCAGGTCATGAAGATGACGAGTACAAGGGTGTTGGTGAATTCCTGAGCTACCTGTCATCGTCTGATGTGCAGGCAAAGTGGCATCAGGACACCGGCTATCTGCCGATCACGAAAGAGGCTGGAGAGGCCACGCGTGCGTCCGGTTTTTACGATGCAAATCCGGGCACTGATATCGCCGTGATTCAGATGACCGCAAAAGAACCGACAGCCAACAGCAAAGGTCTGCGGCTTGGCTCATTTGATCAGATCCGCGGGATCATCGATGAAGAGCTTGAAGCCATCTGGGCCGGTGACAAGACCGCGCAGGAAGCCATGGACAGCGCAAAAGAGCGTGGCGATGCACTCTTGCGGCGTTTTGAGTCGGCAAACCGCTAA
- a CDS encoding ABC transporter ATP-binding protein: MATVTLKDIKKSFGPTDVIHGISTHIEDGEFIVIVGPSGCGKSTLLRMVAGLETVSSGDVFIGEERANDKEPMDRDIAMVFQNYALYPHMSVRQNMGYGLKIAGLPKGEIDAKVQEAATLLQLEALLDRKPKQLSGGQRQRVAMGRAIVREPAVFLFDEPLSNLDAKLRVQMRLEIKELQSKLGITSLYVTHDQVEAMTMADRMIVMNAGVAEQIGTPLEVYETPRTLFAAQFIGSPSMNILDAHVQGGKVVLKEVPVADATGPDGAVKLGVRPEHLVQDDQGALSLAVQMTEPLGANTLFHGKLTDAGADFTASLQGVHPLRETGKIMRFSIQPGQAHIFDAGTGLRRIS, translated from the coding sequence ATGGCGACAGTTACGCTAAAAGACATCAAGAAAAGCTTTGGCCCGACCGATGTGATCCACGGGATCAGCACCCACATCGAGGACGGCGAATTCATCGTTATTGTCGGGCCGTCAGGGTGCGGAAAATCCACACTTCTGCGGATGGTTGCCGGGCTTGAAACGGTGTCGTCGGGGGATGTGTTTATTGGCGAAGAACGCGCCAACGACAAGGAACCCATGGACCGCGACATCGCCATGGTGTTTCAGAACTACGCACTTTATCCGCATATGTCGGTGCGCCAGAACATGGGATACGGGCTCAAGATCGCGGGCCTGCCAAAGGGTGAAATCGACGCCAAGGTGCAAGAGGCTGCGACGCTTTTGCAGTTGGAAGCCTTGCTGGATCGCAAGCCAAAGCAGCTTTCGGGGGGGCAACGTCAGCGGGTCGCCATGGGCCGTGCCATCGTGCGTGAACCTGCGGTTTTCCTGTTTGATGAGCCACTGTCAAACCTTGATGCAAAGCTGCGCGTGCAGATGCGGCTTGAGATCAAGGAACTGCAGTCCAAGCTTGGCATCACCTCGCTTTATGTGACCCACGATCAGGTCGAGGCCATGACAATGGCAGACCGCATGATCGTGATGAACGCAGGGGTGGCCGAGCAGATCGGGACGCCGCTGGAGGTTTACGAAACACCGCGCACGTTATTTGCGGCGCAGTTTATTGGCAGCCCGTCGATGAACATCCTTGATGCGCATGTGCAGGGCGGCAAGGTTGTGTTGAAAGAAGTGCCGGTTGCCGATGCGACAGGACCTGATGGTGCTGTCAAACTGGGGGTCAGACCGGAACACCTTGTGCAGGATGACCAAGGTGCTCTGAGCCTTGCTGTGCAGATGACCGAACCGCTTGGGGCCAATACGCTTTTCCACGGCAAATTGACCGATGCAGGAGCCGATTTTACCGCCAGCTTGCAAGGCGTTCATCCGCTGAGAGAGACCGGCAAAATCATGCGTTTTTCCATTCAGCCCGGTCAGGCACATATCTTTGATGCCGGCACCGGCCTGCGCCGAATATCCTGA
- a CDS encoding helix-turn-helix domain-containing protein, with the protein MATKTYGIYCPTSKACEVLEPRWTIPILCELWDSNTRFNEIRRALPALSPGLLSKRLKELEANGMIERVENRAQGTVDYFRTQKAIELEPIFDELARWAQRHVNAEIALSDQDAGMLMWKLRRRINPEEMIEGRNVVRFRFPDATSKHNTYWIVAKRGAEADLCVHDPKLEPDLYVECGVGVLTGIYLGRRSLAREIDDGNIFMSGDTRLARNFTKWLPHNVYSDTDGIAMA; encoded by the coding sequence ATGGCAACCAAGACATATGGAATCTACTGCCCGACCTCGAAGGCCTGCGAGGTACTGGAACCTCGTTGGACCATTCCAATTCTCTGCGAGCTTTGGGACAGCAACACGCGGTTCAACGAAATCCGGCGCGCTCTTCCCGCGCTGTCACCCGGACTGTTGTCAAAGCGCCTCAAGGAACTCGAAGCCAATGGAATGATCGAACGTGTGGAAAACCGTGCACAGGGCACGGTTGACTATTTTCGCACTCAAAAAGCGATTGAGCTTGAGCCGATTTTTGACGAACTGGCCCGCTGGGCCCAGCGTCATGTGAATGCGGAAATCGCGCTTTCGGATCAGGATGCCGGAATGCTGATGTGGAAGCTGCGTCGGCGGATCAATCCCGAGGAAATGATTGAGGGCCGAAATGTGGTGCGGTTCCGATTTCCCGACGCCACCAGCAAGCACAACACGTACTGGATCGTCGCCAAACGCGGTGCCGAAGCCGACCTCTGCGTTCACGATCCCAAGCTGGAACCGGACCTATATGTGGAATGTGGGGTCGGTGTGCTGACCGGGATCTACCTGGGTCGCCGCAGCCTGGCGCGCGAAATAGATGACGGCAACATATTCATGAGCGGTGACACACGCTTGGCTCGGAACTTCACTAAGTGGCTGCCGCACAATGTCTATTCGGACACCGACGGGATCGCGATGGCGTGA
- the ugpA gene encoding sn-glycerol-3-phosphate ABC transporter permease UgpA yields the protein MEKRVTFRGWLLPMLLIAPQVVISAVFFFYPAGQAIWQSLFIPDPFGLSSQFVGLGNFEFLLSDRFYRASFVTTAIFSLLVTLCSMVPALFLAVIADRLIKGSGVYRTLLIWPYAVAPAIAGVLWLFMFNTRVGVISWYLGQLGYDWNHVLNGGEAMGLVVVASAWGRISYNFLFFFAALQSVPRSVIEAAAIDGAHFWRRFFTIVLPLLSPTTFFLLVVNVVYAFFETFGVIHTITSGGPQQSTTILVYKVFSDGFVGQDLGSSSAQSVILLVIVGLLTVVQFKFIEKRVHY from the coding sequence ATGGAAAAACGCGTCACGTTTCGCGGCTGGCTGCTTCCCATGCTTCTCATCGCGCCACAGGTCGTGATATCGGCGGTTTTCTTTTTCTATCCTGCGGGTCAGGCCATTTGGCAGTCGCTGTTCATCCCTGATCCATTTGGACTGTCCTCGCAATTTGTCGGTCTCGGCAACTTTGAGTTTCTGCTGAGCGACAGATTTTACCGCGCCTCTTTTGTGACCACCGCGATCTTTTCACTCCTTGTGACGCTATGCTCGATGGTGCCTGCACTTTTTCTGGCGGTGATCGCTGATCGGCTGATCAAGGGCTCCGGTGTCTATCGCACACTTCTCATCTGGCCCTATGCCGTCGCCCCTGCCATCGCCGGGGTGTTGTGGCTCTTTATGTTCAACACCCGCGTTGGCGTGATCTCATGGTACCTGGGCCAGCTCGGCTATGACTGGAACCATGTGCTGAACGGCGGCGAGGCGATGGGGCTGGTTGTCGTGGCATCGGCCTGGGGGCGGATCAGCTATAACTTTCTCTTTTTCTTCGCGGCACTGCAGTCGGTCCCACGCTCTGTCATTGAGGCGGCGGCCATTGATGGCGCTCATTTCTGGCGGCGGTTCTTCACAATCGTTCTGCCACTGTTGTCTCCGACAACCTTTTTCCTTTTGGTCGTGAACGTGGTCTATGCGTTTTTTGAGACCTTTGGTGTGATCCACACCATCACCTCTGGCGGGCCACAACAGTCGACAACGATCCTTGTCTACAAAGTCTTTTCTGACGGGTTCGTGGGTCAGGACCTTGGATCGTCTTCGGCGCAGTCGGTGATCCTTTTGGTCATTGTCGGGCTGCTGACGGTTGTGCAGTTCAAGTTCATTGAAAAGCGAGTACACTACTGA
- a CDS encoding cytochrome c, with the protein MKHVLLLVSFLAMGSSLEAQGAGQTLYVENCVSCHGVTGRGNGPVAAGLFTKPADLTQIAARRDGVWPMLEVMSIIDGYSRNTLPREDMPVFEHFLDDDMVEFDTGNGVNSLVPSKLIDIVNYLETLQDPAPTSYVP; encoded by the coding sequence GTGAAGCACGTTTTACTTTTAGTCTCGTTTCTTGCTATGGGATCTTCGCTGGAAGCCCAAGGCGCAGGGCAAACTCTATACGTGGAAAACTGTGTTTCCTGTCATGGCGTCACTGGACGAGGTAATGGTCCTGTTGCAGCAGGCTTGTTTACGAAGCCGGCCGACCTGACGCAGATTGCCGCGCGCCGCGACGGAGTTTGGCCAATGCTTGAGGTCATGTCGATCATAGACGGCTATTCGCGAAATACACTCCCGCGCGAGGATATGCCTGTCTTCGAGCATTTTTTGGACGATGACATGGTCGAATTCGACACGGGAAATGGTGTAAATTCGTTGGTGCCGAGCAAGCTGATCGATATCGTCAACTATCTCGAAACTCTACAAGACCCTGCGCCGACCAGCTATGTGCCTTGA
- a CDS encoding GNAT family N-acetyltransferase codes for MSEMKAKLRRSGFLLRPSLASDQMDVAEHIFGDIEVAKTLVHNVSSPEGALVATDAWIDALAADGKRNTSNHEHIGLWTIVDPSNAGRFVGIRGVFVAPGLPENSVATFVAVAKAYWGEGVSGDSSFQLCGHVFENSDVAAIYTRVWPKLNPASDAVQRRLGFEPADRHTLRETFGEQRMLEVLEFDLWRISKLENEDYAETLRQCTVRIGQLVLEQLLDVQAAERRITAALPVKIAHSSIVQDRVARWLQLGYDNPAWATYRMSRDMWTKSAHDEAK; via the coding sequence ATGAGTGAGATGAAAGCCAAACTCCGACGTTCAGGGTTTCTGCTTCGGCCCAGTTTGGCTTCCGATCAAATGGATGTTGCGGAACATATTTTTGGCGACATCGAAGTAGCAAAAACGTTGGTCCATAATGTTTCGTCACCTGAGGGCGCCCTAGTCGCTACAGACGCGTGGATTGACGCACTTGCTGCTGACGGGAAGCGCAACACCTCCAATCATGAACATATTGGATTATGGACGATAGTCGATCCGTCAAACGCCGGCCGATTTGTGGGCATACGCGGCGTATTCGTCGCTCCTGGGCTGCCAGAAAATTCAGTCGCGACTTTTGTTGCCGTCGCTAAGGCGTACTGGGGTGAGGGTGTATCAGGCGATTCCTCGTTCCAGCTTTGCGGACATGTGTTTGAGAATTCCGATGTGGCTGCGATTTATACGCGGGTCTGGCCCAAATTGAATCCTGCGAGCGACGCGGTTCAACGCCGCCTTGGATTTGAACCGGCAGATAGACATACGCTCAGAGAAACGTTTGGCGAACAGCGGATGCTGGAGGTGCTGGAATTTGACCTTTGGCGGATTTCCAAGCTTGAAAACGAAGATTATGCCGAAACCCTTCGCCAATGTACGGTAAGGATTGGCCAACTCGTCTTAGAACAACTGCTGGACGTCCAGGCTGCGGAAAGGCGAATTACTGCGGCATTGCCCGTGAAAATTGCCCATTCCAGCATCGTTCAAGACCGCGTAGCTAGGTGGCTGCAACTCGGGTATGACAATCCGGCGTGGGCAACTTACCGAATGTCTCGCGATATGTGGACCAAGTCTGCTCATGATGAGGCCAAATGA
- a CDS encoding antibiotic biosynthesis monooxygenase, whose translation MIMRIFQVVTRPGKEAEFAKFFHETAIPLMKGTEGIVSVLPGAPRPDSPGEFSFVMVWKDLDALKAFAGEEYQNPHIDPAEAELVESRTIKHYDLVES comes from the coding sequence ATGATCATGCGCATTTTTCAGGTCGTAACACGCCCAGGGAAAGAGGCCGAGTTTGCTAAATTCTTCCATGAGACTGCGATACCGCTGATGAAGGGGACAGAAGGAATCGTCTCAGTACTACCCGGTGCACCACGTCCTGACAGCCCCGGTGAGTTTAGTTTTGTGATGGTATGGAAAGACCTAGACGCCTTGAAAGCCTTTGCAGGCGAAGAATATCAGAACCCACATATTGATCCCGCAGAAGCCGAGTTGGTCGAATCTCGTACGATCAAGCACTATGATCTCGTGGAATCGTGA
- a CDS encoding sulfurtransferase, producing the protein MMTQIRPLVNTPWLADHLTDPDLRIIDVRWKFREENGKGVAFDDKADFLAGHVPGAMYVGMATELSDDTNDIPDMMLAAEAFAQKMRSLGVSNDTHVVVYDDSGLPLASARLWWALSYYGHDKVQVLNGGLQQWNLEGRATETGDTTAERGTFNSSVRKDWIAEKADVLNAIDDPKFCIVDFLPNDLFRGQGIHAWGGRSGHVPGAVNIPAISNIDPALAKTPIAERTAKLKEIGSFKLADQDHLLQHYRDKGLQTDQEVIAYCGRGIAASCGLLALRHLGFDKSRLYDGSWAEWSADESLPIETS; encoded by the coding sequence ATGATGACGCAAATTAGACCCCTGGTTAACACTCCGTGGCTGGCAGATCACTTAACTGACCCGGATTTGCGTATCATAGATGTACGTTGGAAATTCAGGGAAGAAAACGGCAAAGGGGTCGCGTTTGATGACAAGGCTGATTTCTTAGCAGGGCATGTTCCCGGAGCCATGTATGTTGGTATGGCTACCGAATTGTCCGACGATACCAACGACATTCCAGACATGATGTTGGCTGCAGAGGCGTTCGCTCAGAAAATGCGGAGTTTGGGTGTTTCGAACGACACCCACGTTGTGGTCTACGACGACTCCGGCTTGCCATTGGCCTCCGCTCGGCTTTGGTGGGCGCTTTCGTATTACGGCCACGACAAGGTTCAAGTTCTCAACGGCGGTCTGCAACAATGGAATCTCGAAGGTCGAGCGACTGAAACCGGTGATACCACGGCGGAGCGAGGCACCTTCAATTCGTCTGTTCGCAAAGACTGGATCGCGGAAAAAGCAGATGTGTTGAACGCGATTGACGATCCCAAATTCTGTATCGTCGACTTCTTGCCAAACGATCTATTTCGCGGCCAGGGAATACACGCTTGGGGCGGCCGATCTGGGCATGTCCCAGGTGCTGTAAATATTCCTGCGATTTCGAACATTGACCCCGCGCTGGCAAAGACGCCAATTGCTGAGCGAACGGCGAAACTTAAGGAAATAGGCTCGTTCAAGTTGGCGGATCAAGACCACCTACTTCAACACTACCGAGACAAAGGGCTCCAGACTGACCAAGAGGTGATTGCATACTGCGGCCGCGGGATTGCGGCGTCTTGCGGTCTTCTTGCATTGCGTCACCTCGGCTTTGACAAGTCTCGTCTGTACGACGGCTCGTGGGCCGAGTGGAGCGCCGACGAGAGCCTTCCAATAGAAACGTCTTGA
- a CDS encoding class I SAM-dependent methyltransferase yields MPGSSEFQLRNGGPDVYEACLVTAQMGPSAQELVAAAKIDLDERVLDVGCGTGVVARTAAANVRNAAQVTGVDVNAPMLIAAADFAERSGIGGIAWVECDAANMPFEDQSFDVVLCQQGLQFMPDQNGALREMARVLKPNGRLALSVWKERSPLGAALAKVFDRRFGEDTTASWQTMYSLGDREELRSLVLAAGFRDVHITFDYKFARHSDPIAFVTGAVAGSPLASALAEMPEEESSMLYTEIVKELADYHDDGGLAAPAPCHTLTATL; encoded by the coding sequence ATGCCAGGTTCATCAGAGTTTCAACTGAGAAATGGCGGCCCGGACGTCTATGAGGCCTGCCTTGTCACGGCTCAAATGGGCCCCTCCGCGCAAGAACTTGTAGCTGCGGCCAAAATTGATCTGGACGAAAGGGTTTTGGACGTGGGCTGCGGCACCGGCGTCGTTGCCAGGACCGCTGCAGCAAATGTGAGGAACGCTGCACAGGTGACAGGCGTCGATGTGAATGCGCCCATGCTGATCGCTGCAGCGGACTTCGCGGAAAGAAGCGGGATCGGGGGTATCGCATGGGTCGAGTGTGACGCTGCGAACATGCCGTTCGAAGACCAATCGTTCGATGTTGTGCTCTGCCAGCAGGGTCTTCAGTTCATGCCCGATCAGAATGGCGCACTGCGCGAGATGGCACGGGTCTTAAAGCCAAATGGCCGTCTTGCACTGAGCGTTTGGAAAGAGCGTTCGCCGTTGGGCGCGGCCCTCGCCAAGGTTTTTGACAGGCGGTTCGGCGAAGATACAACTGCCTCATGGCAGACCATGTATTCGCTTGGTGACCGCGAGGAATTACGCAGCCTCGTTCTCGCCGCAGGGTTTCGCGACGTTCATATCACCTTTGACTACAAGTTCGCCCGGCATTCGGATCCTATCGCCTTCGTCACTGGTGCCGTCGCAGGCTCACCACTTGCCAGTGCGCTTGCTGAAATGCCTGAGGAAGAAAGCAGCATGCTCTACACCGAGATTGTAAAAGAATTGGCAGATTATCATGACGATGGTGGTCTCGCCGCTCCGGCACCTTGCCACACTTTGACAGCGACACTCTAA
- a CDS encoding succinylglutamate desuccinylase/aspartoacylase family protein, giving the protein METERITLKSDTPGQELALSVFQFVGSNDGPAVYIQAALHSHEMPGVAALDQLMPRLVAAENEARLAGSITLVPHANPIGLAQAVYGETLGRFDANTRVNFNRSFPTDIATELTGKPAAECLKATLLTLAERADVVLDLHCDDEGPVYLYISEGQLDEGLRLARAMQAAVILTDAADDPISFDLAVGARWAVESRNADDRFAATIELRGMMDVTPDFAKQDADGLYRYLVDIGTVIDDLPAIDSVDPTMGAVDDAVLISTAEPGAILYDVLIGDWVTKGQRLAVILSEPGSAHHEILSPFDGQVMTRRDRRFARRGDDVIKVLRHPLP; this is encoded by the coding sequence ATGGAAACTGAACGCATTACACTGAAATCGGATACGCCTGGTCAGGAACTTGCGCTGTCCGTATTTCAATTTGTTGGATCGAACGATGGACCGGCGGTTTACATACAGGCTGCTCTGCATTCGCATGAAATGCCCGGAGTGGCAGCACTCGACCAATTGATGCCCCGACTTGTGGCGGCTGAGAACGAAGCGCGCCTGGCTGGCAGCATCACATTGGTCCCGCACGCAAATCCGATTGGATTGGCTCAAGCTGTGTACGGGGAAACGCTCGGTCGATTTGACGCCAACACTCGGGTCAATTTTAACCGTTCATTTCCTACAGATATAGCGACTGAGTTGACCGGGAAACCTGCTGCCGAGTGCCTGAAGGCGACCTTGCTCACATTGGCTGAAAGGGCAGATGTTGTGTTGGATTTGCATTGCGATGACGAAGGTCCAGTCTACCTGTACATTTCCGAGGGACAACTTGATGAAGGGCTTCGGCTCGCGCGCGCGATGCAGGCGGCGGTTATCCTGACGGACGCTGCTGACGATCCAATCTCATTCGATCTCGCCGTTGGGGCACGATGGGCCGTAGAGAGTCGCAATGCCGACGATCGTTTCGCGGCTACGATTGAATTGCGCGGAATGATGGACGTTACCCCCGATTTCGCGAAACAAGACGCAGACGGCCTTTATCGTTATCTCGTTGATATTGGCACAGTCATCGACGACCTCCCGGCCATTGATAGTGTCGACCCCACCATGGGTGCGGTAGATGACGCTGTGCTGATATCGACTGCGGAGCCGGGCGCCATTCTCTACGACGTCTTGATCGGAGATTGGGTAACTAAAGGACAGCGGCTTGCGGTCATCTTGTCAGAGCCAGGCTCAGCGCATCACGAAATTTTGTCGCCATTTGATGGTCAGGTCATGACACGCAGGGATCGTCGGTTCGCGCGCCGCGGAGATGATGTCATCAAGGTTCTACGTCATCCGTTACCCTAG
- a CDS encoding methyltransferase domain-containing protein, giving the protein MNDFYDSEMAAQQERMARTEDMMRQRSEHMRVLSPKSGEKILELGSGNGIFARELADRVGSGGRVIGLDPSEAILEMARHICPQVDFIQGDAQDLPFDDQSFDAVAGAQVFCFLTDVDRALAETYRVLKPGGRVVILDTDWDTLVWRNRHPELMARVMDAYKAVYADAYLPRTLPHRLSQAGFSDIKVESFVVLNRGLGEETYARQTMGFATSIMEGAPEFSKEEQARWLEDQEQLERDGGVFFSLNRYILSGNK; this is encoded by the coding sequence ATGAATGATTTTTATGATTCAGAGATGGCCGCCCAGCAGGAACGAATGGCGCGAACCGAGGACATGATGCGCCAACGCTCGGAACACATGCGGGTTCTTTCGCCGAAATCGGGTGAAAAAATTCTGGAGCTCGGCTCCGGCAACGGGATATTCGCACGCGAACTTGCAGACCGCGTCGGGTCAGGTGGCAGGGTGATCGGACTGGATCCTTCGGAAGCCATCCTGGAAATGGCCCGTCACATCTGCCCGCAAGTAGATTTCATACAGGGTGACGCGCAGGATTTGCCGTTCGACGATCAGAGTTTCGATGCCGTGGCTGGCGCACAGGTGTTTTGTTTCCTGACGGATGTTGACCGGGCGCTGGCCGAAACCTATCGCGTTCTCAAACCCGGCGGGCGGGTCGTCATCCTGGATACGGATTGGGATACGCTGGTTTGGCGTAACCGGCACCCCGAGCTGATGGCAAGAGTCATGGACGCCTACAAAGCGGTCTATGCGGACGCCTATTTACCGAGAACGCTACCGCACCGTTTATCGCAGGCAGGGTTTTCGGACATCAAAGTCGAGAGTTTCGTGGTTCTGAACAGAGGTTTGGGAGAAGAGACATATGCGCGCCAGACCATGGGCTTCGCGACTTCCATCATGGAAGGCGCGCCCGAGTTCAGCAAAGAAGAGCAGGCGCGTTGGCTGGAAGATCAGGAACAACTAGAGCGGGACGGTGGCGTGTTCTTTTCGCTCAACCGCTACATTCTCTCCGGAAACAAATGA
- the ugpE gene encoding sn-glycerol-3-phosphate ABC transporter permease UgpE, translated as MVEKRGVGLWLTHVFMILGVLVIFFPIWLAFVASTVSQPEIVSPPMPVWPGDQFLNNYSKALFAGVNVPVATMLLNSLIMAMGIAIGKIAISLISAFAIVYFRFPGRNMFFWMIFLTLMLPVEVRIVPTFEVVASFGMLNSYSGLIFPLIASATATFLFRQFFLTIPDELAEAARVDGARPMRFFIDIVIPMSRTNVAALFVILFIYGWNQYLWPLLITTDPEMNTIVMGIKQMFPSGDDVADWPVIMATSILAMIPPVIVVVSMQRLFIRGLVDSEK; from the coding sequence ATGGTTGAAAAACGCGGCGTGGGGCTATGGCTGACCCACGTCTTCATGATCCTTGGCGTTCTGGTGATCTTCTTTCCGATCTGGCTGGCCTTTGTTGCCTCAACCGTGTCACAGCCGGAAATTGTCAGCCCTCCGATGCCGGTCTGGCCGGGTGATCAGTTTTTGAACAATTACTCAAAGGCACTGTTTGCCGGTGTGAACGTGCCGGTGGCGACAATGCTCTTGAATAGCCTCATAATGGCCATGGGCATCGCAATCGGCAAAATCGCAATTTCGCTGATCTCGGCCTTTGCCATCGTCTATTTCCGCTTTCCGGGCCGCAACATGTTTTTCTGGATGATCTTCCTGACACTGATGTTGCCTGTTGAGGTCCGGATCGTGCCGACATTTGAAGTGGTCGCGAGCTTTGGCATGCTGAACAGCTATTCCGGCCTGATCTTTCCGCTGATTGCTTCGGCCACCGCCACTTTCCTGTTTCGCCAGTTCTTTTTGACAATCCCCGATGAGCTGGCTGAGGCCGCGCGCGTCGATGGTGCACGGCCAATGCGGTTTTTCATTGATATCGTCATACCGATGAGCCGCACAAACGTCGCAGCACTCTTTGTGATCCTCTTTATCTATGGCTGGAACCAATACCTCTGGCCGCTTTTGATCACCACAGATCCCGAGATGAACACCATCGTGATGGGCATCAAGCAGATGTTCCCGTCAGGTGACGATGTTGCGGATTGGCCGGTGATCATGGCGACGTCAATCCTTGCGATGATCCCCCCGGTAATCGTCGTTGTGAGCATGCAAAGGCTGTTCATTCGCGGCCTCGTAGACAGCGAGAAATAA